From a single Nicotiana tomentosiformis chromosome 2, ASM39032v3, whole genome shotgun sequence genomic region:
- the LOC104117988 gene encoding cationic amino acid transporter 1-like yields the protein MGVGEEGHGSSTAGGIRKRGCTLSKDDFLPEESFKSWGNYVNALSNTPARLYDRVVTRSDEQEEMDAKARSVNQMKRSLNWWDLMWFGLGALVGAGIFVLTGLEARTDAGPAVVLAYVISGVSAMLAVFCYTEFAVEIPVAGGSFAYLRVELGDFVAFIAAGNILLEYVIGSAAMARSWTSYFATLCGRQPDDFRIVVNSLAEGYNRLDLIAIGVCIIISIIACNSTKASSRINYIASVVHVLILLFIIVAGLIHADTKNFTPFMPFGPRGVFKASAVLFFAYTGFDAVSTMAEETKNPARDIPIGLVGSVLLTTVLYCALASVLCLMQSYKNIDVNAPFSVAFEAVGLGWGKYVVAAGALKGMTSVLLVNCVGQARYLTHISRTHMMPPWFSYVNAKSGTPANATIFMMTSSALLALFTSLDILSNLLSISTLFIFILVALALLVRRYYVSNVTTKENRNKLLALLALIVASSIGTATIWGVTDDWKGYCVTLPIWFLATAGISILVPKARSPKVWGVPLVPWIPSASIAINFFLLASMDKDSFIRFAVWTVFLLVYYVLLGLHASYDTAKELEKNAEWGKVEGGNASSLKNAGDTKSEPVASSK from the exons ATGGGGGTAGGGGAAGAAGGACACGGATCGTCGACTGCTGGAGGAATAAGAAAAAGAGGATGTACACTTTCAAAGGATGATTTTCTGCCAGAGGAATCATTCAAGAGCTGGGGAAATTATGTAAATGCATTGAGTAATACACCAGCTCGGCTTTATGATCGAGTTGTGACACGTTCTGATGAGCAAGAAGAGATGGATGCCAAGGCAAGAAGTGTTAACCAAATGAAGAGGAGCTTGAATTGGTGGGATCTCATGTGGTTTGGGTTAGGTGCACTTGTTGGTGCTGGAATATTTGTTCTTACTGGTCTTGAAGCTCGTACTGATGCTGGTCCAGCAGTTGTCCTAGCTTATGTTATTTCTGGGGTCTCAGCTATGTTAGCTGTATTTTGCTACACTGAGTTTGCTGTGGAGATTCCAGTGGCAG GTGGTTCATTTGCTTACTTAAGGGTGGAGCTCGGTGACTTTGTAGCATTTATAGCAGCTGGTAACATACTTCTTGAATATGTGATTGGTTCAGCCGCAATGGCTCGCTCATGGACTTCCTATTTCGCCACTCTTTGTGGCCGCCAACCTGACGATTTCCGGATCGTGGTAAATTCTCTAGCAGAAGGCTACAATCGCCTTGATCTGATAGCCATCGGTGTTTGCATTATAATTTCCATCATTGCATGTAATAGCACCAAAGCTTCTTCTAGGATCAACTATATTGCATCAGTTGTTCATGTCCTAATCCTCCTCTTCATCATTGTTGCTGGTTTAATCCATGCGGATACCAAAAACTTCACCCCCTTTATGCCATTTGGTCCTCGTGGTGTATTCAAAGCATCGGCTGTGTTGTTTTTCGCTTATACTGGTTTTGATGCTGTTTCAACTATGGCCGAGGAAACCAAGAATCCTGCTAGGGACATCCCTATTGGCCTAGTTGGTTCTGTTTTATTGACCACTGTGTTGTATTGTGCATTGGCTTCTGTTCTTTGTCTTATGCAATCGTACAAGAATATCGATGTCAACGCCCCGTTTTCAGTTGCATTTGAAGCTGTTGGTTTAGGCTGGGGAAAGTATGTGGTTGCTGCAGGTGCGTTAAAAGGGATGACCTCTGTTTTGCTAGTGAACTGTGTAGGCCAAGCTCGTTATCTAACGCACATTTCCAGAACTCACATGATGCCCCCTTGGTTTTCTTATGTAAATGCAAAATCTGGAACACCAGCCAATGCCACTATATTCATGATGACATCTAGTGCACTTCTTGCATTATTTACAAGTCTTGATATTCTTTCAAACCTTTTGTCTATATCCACACTCTTTATCTTCATTCTTGTGGCACTTGCTCTTCTTGTTCGGCGTTACTATGTCAGTAACGTGACCACTAAAGAGAATAGAAACAAGCTCCTCGCGTTACTTGCACTCATTGTGGCATCATCTATTGGCACTGCTACTATTTGGGGTGTTACAGATGATTGGAAAGGATATTGTGTCACATTACCAATATGGTTCTTGGCAACTGCTGGAATATCAATTTTGGTGCCAAAAGCTAGGAGTCCAAAGGTATGGGGTGTACCTTTGGTACCATGGATACCATCTGCATCCATTGCCATTAATTTCTTTCTTCTAGCTTCCATGGATAAGGATTCTTTTATACGGTTCGCCGTTTGGACTGTCTTTTTGTTGGTATATTATGTGCTCTTGGGGTTGCATGCTTCTTATGACACTGCCAAGGAGCTTGAGAAGAATGCAGAATGGGGAAAAGTTGAAGGAGGAAATGCTTCTTCACTTAAAAATGCTGGAGATACCAAAAGTGAGCCAGTTGCTTCAAGTAAATAA